From the genome of Nicotiana sylvestris chromosome 2, ASM39365v2, whole genome shotgun sequence, one region includes:
- the LOC138885790 gene encoding uncharacterized protein — MRVITRSGRGGNAPTLSVRKLVDDDQVMQEEDIPNNVAQPNDEVQIDIDDSVEETQEDVNPSREHIIDIPEPVVQKTKAPLPKPLPPYPQRLAKQNVENQFKKFIKMMKYLSINVPLVEALEQISSYAKFINDLEDPGAFMIPSTIGSAKFAKDLCVLGASNNLMPYSVFKTLEIGQPRPTTMRLQIDDRTMKRLLGIIEDVLVRVDKFILPANFVILDCKVDYEVPLILGRPFLSTGKALCDIEVGELTFRLVMKK; from the exons ATGAGAGTTATcacaagaagtggaagaggcgggaATGCACCCACCTTAAGTGTAAGGAAACTTGTTGATGATGATCAAGTGATGCAAGAAGAAGATATCCCAAACAATGTGGCGCAACCTAATGATGAAGTtcagattgatattgatgatagtgtggaagagactcaagaggatgtgaacccgtctagggaacacattatTGACATACCGGAGCCGGTAGTGCAAAAGACTAAAGCACCATTACCTAAGCCTCTacctccataccctcaaagacttgccaAGCAAAATGTTGAGAATCAATTCAAGAAGTTCATTAAAATGATGAAATATCTCTCAATCAATGTACCGTTAGTTGAAGCTTTGGAACAAATATCTAGTTATGCAAAATTTATTAATGATCTT gaggatcccggtgctttcatgATTCCTAGTACAATTGGAAGTGCCAAGTTTGCTAAAGATCTTTGTGTTCTTGGGGCAAGTaacaatttgatgccctattctgttttcaagactttggaaattgggcaaccaagacctACCACTATGAGATTGCAAATAGACGATCGTACCATGAAGAGGCTTTTGGGTATAATTGAAGATGTTttggttcgtgttgataaattcattcttccagCGAATTTTGTCATTCTAGATTGTAAGGTTGATTATGAAGTGCCACTTattcttgggagacctttcctttCTACAGGAAAGGCTCTTTGTGATATTGAAGTCGGAGAACTTACCTTCcggttggtgatgaaaaagtag